Proteins from a genomic interval of Pseudoalteromonas sp. MEBiC 03607:
- a CDS encoding efflux RND transporter periplasmic adaptor subunit — protein sequence MKKKNILNSPISLFKLMLVAVIGFTSITTSASEEHKDEIVSMSVEMAKQNSIETVAATSGVIHNEEVVYGKIVADPASLAHVNARFDGVIKEVKVNLGEEVKKGETLVVIESNESLNQYSIKAPMSGRIVARQANIGELTNGENLLTIANFDVVWAQLSVFPTQLSKVNANQQVLIHSTEFNQSAQISYLTPSLNDKPYSLAFVKLDNKTNKWPLGTVIKGAVTTSQHSAPVVVPKGAIQEFEGKDVVFIKEGNEYHPSAVKTGASDAINIAIIDGLNVGESVVVKNSYLLVADLKKSEAGHEH from the coding sequence ATGAAAAAGAAAAATATATTAAATTCACCAATCAGCCTTTTCAAATTAATGCTTGTTGCTGTAATTGGTTTCACCTCCATCACGACCTCAGCCAGTGAAGAACACAAAGATGAAATAGTCTCTATGTCTGTTGAGATGGCTAAACAAAACAGCATTGAAACAGTAGCAGCAACTAGCGGTGTTATTCATAACGAAGAAGTTGTATATGGAAAAATCGTTGCCGATCCTGCCTCACTTGCGCACGTTAACGCTAGATTCGATGGTGTTATTAAGGAAGTAAAAGTCAATCTCGGCGAAGAGGTCAAAAAAGGTGAAACGTTGGTAGTGATTGAATCCAATGAGAGCTTAAATCAATATTCGATAAAAGCACCAATGTCTGGGCGTATAGTCGCTAGGCAAGCCAATATTGGCGAGCTTACAAATGGTGAAAACTTGCTGACAATAGCCAATTTTGACGTGGTTTGGGCACAACTATCAGTGTTTCCTACTCAGCTAAGTAAGGTTAACGCTAACCAGCAGGTGCTAATTCATAGCACTGAATTTAATCAAAGTGCGCAAATTAGCTATTTAACACCATCACTAAACGACAAGCCATACTCATTGGCATTTGTAAAATTGGATAACAAAACCAACAAGTGGCCGCTTGGCACTGTAATTAAAGGTGCGGTTACGACCAGTCAACACTCTGCTCCAGTTGTTGTGCCAAAAGGAGCCATTCAAGAGTTTGAAGGCAAAGATGTTGTTTTTATTAAAGAAGGCAATGAATACCACCCTAGCGCCGTAAAAACTGGCGCTTCAGACGCTATCAATATTGCTATCATCGACGGTTTGAACGTCGGCGAAAGTGTGGTTGTAAAGAACAGTTATCTGCTAGTTGCTGATCTAAAAAAATCGGAGGCTGGACATGAACACTAA
- a CDS encoding TolC family protein encodes MNMSYFKAPVLAWKKVKRLLLLSFLVTTNNVFANDLTVDSVSLSEAIQRTLANNPQLTAFKYKQKRLDGELATAGLKPEYNVSAELENFAGTGDVSGFSDAELTLSISSVVELGDKVNSRKLYVNAQQQAIAVEKRIQTLDILGEVAARYIDVLTLQQIMLVNENAEKLARETYQTVSKKVRVGSAPSSEQKRADAALATARLKTLTISKQLEASVRKLAIMWGEQSPQFSRVSGDLFALPKTISLEYIMAQLSQSPHILAYAEQSRIQQAQLQSINAQSHANITWSAGVKRLEGSNETALVAGISVPLFTSDRNRGSYQSQKAKLDEVEQQRKASERAIYSQLATFYAAQEEARLTVETLQTSIIPPQESALSLVQKAYSDGRFSYLELVSVQKELIEMQYALIFAASEVHKQSASIESLSGIPLISSGNTESQLSSFIEN; translated from the coding sequence ATGAATATGTCTTATTTTAAGGCCCCCGTACTTGCTTGGAAGAAAGTAAAACGGTTGCTTCTGTTGTCGTTTTTAGTGACAACTAATAATGTATTTGCAAATGACTTAACTGTTGATTCAGTTTCATTGTCAGAGGCAATACAACGAACACTTGCAAACAACCCACAGCTAACAGCTTTTAAATACAAACAAAAGCGTTTAGACGGCGAGTTAGCTACCGCAGGGTTAAAACCTGAATATAACGTCAGCGCTGAATTGGAAAACTTTGCAGGTACAGGTGATGTATCTGGATTCAGCGACGCTGAACTTACCTTATCAATATCTTCCGTGGTGGAATTGGGAGATAAGGTAAATAGCAGAAAGCTTTATGTTAATGCCCAACAGCAAGCAATAGCTGTTGAAAAAAGAATACAAACACTCGATATTTTGGGTGAAGTAGCAGCTCGCTATATCGATGTTTTGACGTTACAGCAAATCATGCTCGTCAATGAAAATGCAGAAAAGCTAGCACGAGAAACCTATCAAACTGTCTCCAAAAAAGTTCGTGTTGGTTCGGCACCGTCATCAGAGCAAAAACGAGCTGATGCAGCTTTAGCAACAGCTCGACTAAAGACGCTAACCATTTCCAAGCAGTTAGAGGCCAGTGTTCGTAAGTTAGCTATTATGTGGGGAGAACAATCACCGCAATTCTCTCGTGTATCAGGCGATTTATTTGCACTTCCCAAAACAATATCACTCGAATACATCATGGCTCAACTTTCTCAAAGTCCTCATATATTAGCTTATGCAGAGCAATCGAGAATTCAGCAAGCTCAATTACAATCAATCAACGCACAAAGCCACGCTAATATAACGTGGAGCGCAGGTGTGAAAAGACTTGAAGGTAGCAATGAGACTGCGTTGGTTGCAGGAATTAGCGTCCCTCTGTTTACGAGTGATAGAAATAGAGGCAGCTATCAATCTCAAAAAGCAAAACTCGATGAAGTTGAGCAGCAACGGAAAGCCAGTGAGCGAGCAATTTACAGCCAATTAGCGACATTTTATGCGGCTCAGGAAGAGGCTCGCCTTACGGTTGAAACCTTACAAACCAGTATTATTCCGCCTCAAGAAAGTGCTTTGTCATTAGTGCAAAAAGCCTATTCGGACGGGCGCTTTAGTTATTTAGAGCTAGTTTCAGTTCAAAAAGAGCTTATTGAGATGCAATATGCGCTTATTTTTGCCGCAAGTGAGGTTCACAAACAAAGCGCCTCCATTGAGTCCTTATCAGGCATTCCATTAATTTCTTCCGGCAATACAGAAAGCCAACTTTCAAGCTTTATTGAGAATTAA
- a CDS encoding CusA/CzcA family heavy metal efflux RND transporter: MIAWILELSIRRRGTMLLMALFIIALGIWNYQKLPIDAVPDITNVQVQINTQAQGYSPLETEQRITFIVETGLAGLPKLDYTRSLSRYGLSQVTVVFEEGTDLYFARNLINERLSAIKEQLPFGIEPEMGPIATGLGEIYMYSITADESAKQNNGLPYDAMALREIHDWVVKPQLALVKGITEINAIGGYKKQYHINPDPLRMLHFGITSEALSNAIMRNNANQGAGFIERSGQQILVRSQAQLQSIQDIQNVIIKSDDGTLVKVKDVAEVAIGKELRTGAASLEGKESVIGTAMMLVGENSRSVALAVGDKLSEIQNSLPQGVSIVPLYDRTTLVDKAISTVQKNLIEGALLVIFVLFLLLGNIRAALITAAVIPLAMLATITGMVQSKVSANLMSLGALDFGLIVDGAVIIVENCIRRLAESQKRNSSVISLKERLDIVYSATNEVIRPSVFGVLIITIVYLPLFTLSGVEGKMFHPMAATVIIALLSAMVFTFTLVPAAVALFLKGKISEKESPVIVGAKSVYSPVLKWALKLRWLVVCGAALLVTFSILLGSKLGSEFVPQLNEGDIALHAMRIPGTGIDQAVEMQKVLEQQIMKYDEVVTVFSKTGTAEVATDAMPPNVTDTFLILKPREQWPDPNLTKEDFVERLEKDLSSIPGNNYEFTQPIQMRFNELISGVRADLGIKLYGDDLSQLVISAQEVLATLNTISGVADARLEQVDDVPIFTVNPKPEALALYGLDASDLQSWLKTVVSGEGAGLIFEGDRRFEIVVRYPELLRANLDQLGNLPIATESGEFVPVSEVAELNYTTVPSQISRENGKRRIVITANVRNRDLGSFVQEAQQKIQQNVELPAGYWLEYGGTFEQLESATQRLSIVVPATLFVILTLLVIAFSSIKDALIIFSGVPLALTGGVLALWLRDMPLSISAAVGFIALSGIAVLNGLVMLSFIKQRLLETGELINSIIEGATIRLRPVLMTALVASLGFIPMALNVGTGAEVQRPLATVVIGGIISSTLLTLVVLPVLYRIVYSKYKS; the protein is encoded by the coding sequence ATGATCGCTTGGATACTAGAATTATCTATCCGTAGACGTGGTACTATGTTGCTTATGGCCTTGTTTATCATCGCTTTAGGAATATGGAACTATCAGAAGCTACCTATTGACGCTGTGCCAGATATAACCAATGTACAGGTACAAATAAACACGCAGGCTCAAGGTTATTCACCTTTGGAAACAGAGCAACGGATTACGTTTATCGTCGAAACGGGCTTGGCAGGTTTACCTAAGCTGGATTATACCCGTTCACTTTCTCGATATGGCCTGTCGCAAGTGACTGTTGTGTTTGAAGAAGGCACAGATTTGTATTTTGCCAGAAACCTAATCAATGAGCGACTTAGCGCAATTAAGGAGCAACTACCGTTTGGCATTGAACCAGAAATGGGACCAATTGCTACGGGCCTCGGTGAAATATACATGTACAGTATAACTGCCGACGAAAGTGCAAAGCAGAATAATGGCTTACCCTATGATGCGATGGCGTTAAGGGAGATCCATGACTGGGTAGTGAAACCACAACTTGCATTGGTTAAAGGGATTACGGAAATCAATGCAATTGGTGGCTATAAAAAGCAATACCATATCAATCCCGATCCGTTAAGGATGTTGCACTTCGGTATTACCAGTGAAGCACTATCAAATGCAATAATGCGAAATAATGCAAATCAAGGGGCTGGATTCATCGAAAGAAGCGGACAGCAAATTCTTGTTCGTTCACAAGCTCAGTTGCAATCTATTCAAGACATCCAAAACGTCATTATAAAAAGCGACGACGGCACACTTGTAAAAGTTAAAGATGTCGCCGAAGTTGCGATAGGAAAAGAGCTAAGGACAGGAGCTGCATCACTGGAAGGCAAGGAAAGTGTGATTGGCACCGCAATGATGCTGGTAGGAGAAAATTCACGCTCGGTGGCATTGGCTGTTGGTGACAAGCTTAGTGAAATCCAAAACAGTTTACCTCAAGGCGTGTCCATAGTTCCCTTATATGACAGGACAACTCTGGTTGATAAAGCAATTAGCACCGTACAGAAAAATCTTATTGAAGGTGCATTACTGGTTATCTTCGTATTGTTCCTATTACTGGGTAACATACGCGCCGCTTTGATTACCGCCGCAGTAATTCCTTTGGCAATGTTGGCAACAATCACGGGCATGGTTCAAAGCAAAGTCTCTGCGAATTTAATGAGTCTGGGAGCCTTAGATTTTGGATTGATTGTCGATGGCGCGGTAATAATCGTTGAGAACTGCATTAGGCGGTTAGCAGAAAGCCAAAAACGAAATAGTTCTGTCATTTCCCTGAAAGAACGCCTAGACATTGTTTATTCTGCTACCAATGAGGTTATACGACCTAGTGTTTTTGGCGTATTGATCATAACGATTGTCTATTTACCTTTGTTTACCTTATCGGGTGTCGAGGGCAAAATGTTTCATCCGATGGCCGCAACGGTGATAATCGCTCTATTGTCTGCAATGGTATTTACCTTCACGCTAGTCCCCGCTGCGGTTGCTTTATTCTTGAAAGGCAAAATCAGCGAAAAAGAAAGTCCAGTAATTGTCGGCGCTAAGTCAGTTTATAGTCCTGTTTTGAAGTGGGCTTTAAAACTACGTTGGCTAGTTGTTTGCGGCGCTGCTTTACTTGTGACATTTAGCATATTACTTGGTAGTAAATTAGGATCTGAATTTGTTCCTCAACTTAATGAAGGTGACATTGCACTGCACGCGATGCGTATTCCGGGCACGGGTATTGACCAAGCTGTAGAAATGCAGAAGGTACTTGAACAACAAATTATGAAATATGATGAAGTTGTTACGGTGTTTTCAAAAACGGGCACAGCAGAAGTTGCGACAGACGCGATGCCGCCAAATGTGACTGATACTTTTCTGATATTAAAGCCGAGAGAGCAATGGCCCGACCCTAATTTAACGAAAGAGGATTTTGTTGAAAGGCTGGAAAAAGATCTCAGCTCTATTCCCGGCAATAATTATGAGTTTACTCAACCAATTCAGATGCGATTTAACGAATTAATTAGCGGAGTAAGAGCTGATTTAGGGATTAAGCTCTACGGTGATGATCTATCCCAACTTGTCATTTCTGCACAAGAAGTTTTGGCTACACTCAATACAATTTCAGGTGTTGCTGATGCGCGGCTCGAACAAGTTGATGACGTGCCTATCTTTACCGTTAACCCCAAGCCTGAAGCATTAGCGCTATACGGGTTGGATGCAAGCGACTTACAGTCTTGGTTAAAAACAGTCGTGTCAGGTGAAGGCGCAGGGTTAATATTCGAAGGTGATCGTCGATTTGAAATTGTAGTTAGATATCCTGAGCTGTTGAGAGCCAACCTTGATCAGCTAGGTAATTTGCCAATCGCGACAGAAAGTGGTGAGTTTGTACCTGTAAGCGAAGTTGCAGAGTTAAATTATACGACAGTTCCAAGTCAAATAAGCCGAGAAAATGGTAAGCGACGAATTGTAATTACAGCAAATGTTAGAAACCGAGATCTAGGCTCATTCGTACAAGAGGCACAGCAAAAAATTCAACAAAATGTTGAATTGCCTGCTGGTTATTGGCTTGAGTACGGCGGAACATTTGAGCAACTTGAGAGTGCAACGCAAAGATTATCCATCGTAGTACCTGCCACATTGTTTGTAATTTTGACACTGCTTGTCATAGCATTTAGTTCAATAAAAGATGCCCTGATCATATTTAGTGGTGTGCCTTTAGCACTTACAGGCGGCGTATTGGCTTTGTGGTTAAGAGACATGCCTCTTTCAATTTCTGCTGCTGTTGGATTTATCGCTCTTTCAGGGATAGCTGTATTAAATGGACTGGTGATGCTGTCATTCATTAAACAGCGATTACTTGAAACAGGAGAGCTAATAAACTCAATTATCGAAGGTGCAACTATCAGGCTTCGCCCTGTATTAATGACCGCTTTGGTTGCTAGCTTAGGTTTCATTCCTATGGCATTAAACGTCGGAACTGGGGCTGAAGTTCAGAGGCCATTAGCAACGGTGGTAATTGGAGGGATTATTTCCTCTACTTTACTTACTTTAGTTGTTTTGCCTGTTCTATATAGAATTGTTTACAGTAAATACAAATCTTAA